CGGGCTTAATTATCCCTGCAGAGATTACGGTATTTGAAGACCGTTCATTTACATTTATTACTAAAACTCCACCTGCAGCAGTGTTGCTAAAGAAAGCAGCAGGAATTGATACTGCATCTGGAGAGCCTAACCGAAACAAGGTGGCTACATTAAAGCGTGATAAAGTACGCGAGATCGCGGAAACTAAAATGCCAGACTTAAACGCTGCTGATGTAGAAGCAGCTATGCGTATGGTAGAAGGTACTGCCCGTAGCATGGGAATTGTTATTGAAGACTAATTAAACCCATGTTTGTAGATGGAGGTTGCGAGTAAAGGATGTCTTATCCTGCCTGCAAGTGCAGGTTCGCAACCTTTATTAGTGGGAGGTCTAACCGCTAAAACCACAATTGAGGAGGAAATGAAATTGGCTAAGAAAGGTAAAAAGTACCAAGATGCACTGAAAGCCGTTGACCGTGAAAAAGTTTACGGTGCGAGCGAAGCAGTGGAGCTTGTGAAAGAAACAGCAACAGCAAAGTTTGATGAAACTGTTGAACTTGCTGCACGTTTAGGTGTAGATCCAAAGAAAGCAGACCAACAAATCCGTGGAGCAGTTGTTCTTCCACACGGAACAGGTAAAACTCAACGAGTTCTTGTTTTCGCTAAAGGGGACAAAGCGAAGGAAGCGGAAGCTGCTGGTGCAGATTATGTAGGAGAAGAAGACTTAATCAACAAAGTAAACCAAGGTTGGTTCGACTTCGATGTAGTTGTTGCAACTCCTGACATGATGGCACAAGTAGGTAAACTTGGTCGTGTATTAGGACCTAAAGGTCTTATGCCAAACCCTAAGACAGGTACTGTAACATTTGAAGTTGAAAAAGCTGTTAACGAAATCAAGGCTGGTAAAGTAGAATACCGCGTTGATAAAGCTGGAAACATCCATGTACCGATTGGAAAAGTTTCTTTCGACACGGACAAGCTTGTTGAAAACTTCGAAACAATTATTGATACATTGTTAAAAGCAAAGCCTGCAGCAGCAAAAGGAACTTATATGCGCAATGTTGCGGTAGCTTCAACAATGGGACCTGGACTTAAGGTAGATATTTCCAGCTATAAAGGTTAATTAGATATTGACTTCGCTAACCGAAGTCGATATACTAGTTTTTGTTAATTAAATAAATCGTCATACCGTAGACAGTAGGTGCATAATTAATTGCTTAATTCCCTACCGAGGTAAGTAACGTATGGATCCTATTTTTAAAAAATAGGTTTTCGGATATTACTGCCTCCATGTGTCTGCATGGGGGCATTTTTTATACGGTACGGTATGAACAATCTTGCACAGGAGGTGTCATGATGAGCGCTGTTATCGAAAAGAAAAAGCAACTTGTTGATGAAATTACAACAAAGCTTAAAGAAAGCCAATCTACAATTGTTGTAGATTACCGTGGACTTGACGTTGCAGAAGTGACTGAACTTCGTAAGCAACTTCGTGAAGCGAATGTAGACTTCAAAGTTTACAAAAACTCAATGGTTCGACGTGCGACAGCTGAAGCTGGACTAACTGATATTGATGAGCAATTAGTAGGGCCGACAGCAATTGCATTTTGTAACGATGATGTAATTGCTCCTGCGAAAGTGTTAAATAACTTCGCTAAAGAACATCAAGACCTTGAGCTTAAAGCTGGTATTATCGAAGGTCGCGTAGCTTCTTTAGAAGAAGTAAAAGCACTTGCGGAACTACCATCTCGCGACGGATTACTTGGAATGCTACTCAGCGTTATGCAAGCTCCAGTACGAAACTTTGCATTGGCTACAAAAGCTGTTGCAGAGCAAAAAGAAGAGCAAGGTGCATAATCGGAACATACCAATTTGTCGCCTAGCGGTTTAAAATAATTAAAATTATAGGAGGAAAACAAAATGACTAAAGAGCAAATTATTGATGCGATTAAAGAAATGTCTGTTTTAGAATTAAACGATCTAGTTAAAGCGATCGAGGAAGAGTTTGGAGTAGAAGCTGCAGCTCCTGTAGCTGTTGCAGGCGGTGGCGCTGCTGAAGCTGCTGAAGAGCAAACTGAATTTGACGTAGTACTTGAGTCTGCAGGTGCATCTAAGATCAACGTAATTAAAGTTGTTCGTGAAATCACTGGCCTAGGCTTAAAAGATGCAAAAGCACTAGTAGACGGAGCGCCAGAAACACTTAAAGAAGGCGTATCTAAAGAAGAAGCTGATGAAATGAAAGCTAAGCTTGAAGAAGCTGGAGCTAGCATCGAGCTTAAGTAAGCTTGACAATGGTTTATTGAAAAACTCGCTTTGGAGACAAAGCGAGTTTTTTCGTATCACTTGATAAATAACCTAATAAAAAGTATGTTGTGCGACGACAATGGTAAAAGGTATAGTAGTTTGATTGGAGGTGTTCCAATGTCTAATCATTATTATTCAGAAAAACCAGAAGTGGAAAGTCAGAGAAAGAAGATTACCGAAACAATTAATGAAGTAACTTTTCAGTATATTGTTGATAGAGGTATTTTTTCTAAAAAAGGAATAGACTTCGGTTCAAAGTTGTTAATAGAAACATTTGAAGAAACATTAGATGTGGCAGGACCGATTGCTGATGTCGGTTGTGGTTGGGGACCAATTGGTATTGCGATCGCAAAACGATACGAAAATCGGAAGGTACACATGTTTGATATAAATGAACGTGCAATTTCATTGTCAATCGAAAACGCGAAGGTTAATGGTGTTGGTAATGTAGTTGTAGAGCAAAATAATTTGTTAGAGAACCAACCGGATGAATTTTATTCCGCTATTGTTTCGAACCCTCCGATCAGGGCTGGGAAAGAAGTTATTTTCAAGTTGTATGAGCAAGCAGTAGAAGCATTGAAGTTAAACGGTGAGCTTTGGCTAGTGATACAAAAGAAGCAAGGTGCTCCTTCTACGATGAAAAAACTAGAAGAATTAGGGCTAGATGTCGAGATTGTAAACAAGTCAAAAGGATTTTTCATTATAAGAGGGAAAAAGATTGACTCAACAAATTAGTTGTGTTAATGTTATTTAATGCGTATGAATATAAAGTTGAAAATGGGGCAAATATGCTTTTAAATTCAAGGTTAGTATGATGACTAGAGTTTAAAAAGTCAAGCCTTTGTTTTCTTATGCTATCATCTTTATCAAAAAAGATGATGGAAAAAATAGGTGATGTGTATAAAAAGGGTGAATTTGGACAAACTATTAACGTCTTTTATGCTTTGACTAGGTAGAAGTCTTACAGGCCCTTTTTTTGTTTTTTACATAATGATTTACATCTAAATTGGTTGCTTCGATAAAGTGATTGCTTTATAGGCCGCCTGTTGAGAATGAATGAGCAGCTCGAGTATTTTATTCTATGAGCTCGAGGTTCATTCATTCTCAAAAGCTTCACAATGAAAAGTGAAGTGACAAGCATTACGCTTGGCTGCGGTCCAAAAAAAGTGAGAATAGCAACCTTGTCTAGGGTGTTTTTCCTAAGAGGTAGAAAATAGCACATCACAAGTAAAAAAAGGCAATGCCTGAAAAAAGTGTATCAAAGAATGGCAAGTACAAATGGTATACCATTCTTATGATGATAAAAACGTTAGTTTTTAAGGGGTGAATCAGTTGACAGGTCAACTAGTTCAGTATGGACGCCACCGTCAGAGAAGGAGCTATGCCCGAATCAATGAAGTGTTGGATCTTCCAAACTTAATTGAGATTCAAACAGCTTCTTATCAATGGTTTCTTGATGAAGGTATTCGCGAGATGTTCGGAGACATCTCTCCAATTGAAGATTTTACTGGTAATTTGGTGCTTGAGTTTATTGATTATAGCTTAGGGGAACCGAAATATTCAGTAGAAGATTCCAAAGAACGAGATGTAACGTATTCGGCTCCGCTTCGTGTGAAGGTACGTCTCATTAATAAAGAGACAGGTGAAGTGAAAGAGCAAGAAGTGTTTATGGGAGATTTCCCTCTCATGACTGATACGGGAACATTTGTCATTAATGGTGCAGAACGAGTAATTGTTTCTCAACTCGTCCGTTCACCAAGTGTTTATTACAGTGAGAAGATTGACAAAAACGGAAAGAAGGGCTTTACGACTACTGTAATCCCGAACCGTGGTGCATGGTTGGAATTAGAAACAGACGCAAAAGACGTCGTTTATGTTCGTATAGACCGCACGCGTAAAATCCCTGTCACTGTATTGTTACGTGCTCTTGGATTTGGTTCAGATCAAGAGATCATTGATCTATTAGGTGAAGATGAGTATTTACGTAACACGCTTGAAAAAGATAATACAGATGGCTCTGAAAAAGCGCTACTGGAAATCTACGAACGTCTTCGTCCTGGAGAGCCTCCAACAGTCGATAATGCAAAAAGTTTGTTAGAATCACGTTTCTTTGATCCGAAACGATATGATTTAGCGAATGTTGGTCGATATAAGATTAATAAAAAACTGCATATTAAAAACCGTCTTTTCAACCAACGCCTAGCAGAAACACTTGTTGATCCTGACACAGGAGAAGTGTTAGCAGAAGAGGGTGCGTTGATCGATCGCAGATTATTAGATCGTTTACTTCCTTATTTAGAAAATAATGTCGGTTTTAAACATATCACTCTTCACGGTGGAGTGGTTGAAGATGAAGAAGTAGATCTTCAATCCGTCTTGATTCACCCTCCAAATGGTACAGAAGAGGATGAACCGATTCGCGTAATTGGTAATGGGGTTGTAGAGAAAGCAGTTAAAAATATCACTCCAGCTGATATTATTGCATCTATTAACTACTTCTTTAACCTACTACACGGAGTAGGGAACACAGACGATATTGACCACTTAGGTAACCGTCGCCTTCGTAGTGTAGGGGAATTATTACAAAATCAATTCCGTATTGGTTTATCAAGAATGGAACGCGTTGTACGTGAGCGTATGTCCATTCAAGATGCAAATATGATTACTCCGCAGGCTCTAATTAATATTCGCCCTGTGATTGCGTCTATTAAAGAGTTTTTCGGAAGCTCTCAATTATCTCAATTTATGGACCAGACAAATCCATTAGCAGAATTGACGCATAAAAGACGTCTTTCAGCACTTGGACCTGGTGGTCTAACACGTGAACGTGCAGGGTTTGAAGTGCGAGACGTACACTACTCTCACTATGGTCGTATGTGTCCAATCGAAACGCCAGAGGGACCGAACATCGGGTTAATCAACTCGCTTTCTAGTTATGCGAAAGTGAACGAATTTGGCTTTATGGAAACACCATATCGTAAGGTAGACCATGAATCTGGAAGAGTAAGTCCGCAGTTTGATTACTTAACTGCAGACGAAGAAGATAATTATGTTGTAGCTCAGGCGAATGCGAAGTTAGATGAAAACGGGGCATTTGTTGATGAAAATATTATTTGTCGTTTCCGTGGTGAAAACATTATTGTTCCACGTGACCGAGTAGACTACATGGACGTATCTCCAAAGCAAGTTGTATCAGCTGCGACAGCATGTATTCCGTTCTTAGAAAATGACGACTCTAACCGTGCATTAATGGGAGCGAACATGCAACGTCAAGCCGTTCCGCTATTAGAGCCGGAATCACCTCTTGTAGGTACTGGAATGGAATATGTTTCTGCTAAGGACTCTGGTGCAGCAGTCGTTTCGAAAACGAAGGGGCGCATAGAAAGAGTCTCAGGTAAATATGTACAACTTCGTAAGATTGAAGAAGTCGACGGAAAAGAAGTAGAAACAGATGTCGTACGCTACAATCTTCAAAAGTTTGAGCGTTCAAACCAAGGTACTTGCTATAATCAACGTCCGATTGTCAGTGAAGGGAACATCGTATCAAAAGGAGAAATCCTTGCTGACGGACCATCCATGGAAAAAGGTGAAATGGCCTTAGGACGTAACGTTATGGTTGGTTTCATGACTTGGGAAGGTTACAACTATGAGGATGCGATCATTTTAAGTGAACGCCTCGTAAAAGATGATGTATATACTTCAATTCATATTGAAGAGTATGAATCAGAAGCCCGCGATACTAAGTTAGGACCTGAAGAGATCACACGTGATATTCCAAACGTTGGTGAAGATGCACTGAAGAACCTTGACGAACGTGGAATTATTCGAGTGGGTGCGGAAGTAAAAGACGGAGATATCCTTGTTGGTAAGGTAACACCTAAAGGGGTTACTGAGTTAACAGCAGAAGAGCGTCTATTACATGCGATTTTCGGGGAAAAGGCTCGTGAAGTACGAGATACATCACTACGTGCACCACATGGTGGAGACGGAATTGTCTTAGACGTTAAAGTCTTCAATCGTGAAGATGGCGATGAACTGCCTCCTGGAGTTAATCAATTAGTACGTGTTTATATCGTACAGAAAAGAAAGATTAACGAAGGTGACAAGATGGCTGGACGTCACGGTAACAAAGGTGTAATTTCTCGTATTTTACCAGAGGAAGATATGCCTTATTTACCAGATGGCACTCCAATCGACATCATGTTAAACCCTCTTGGTGTACCATCACGTATGAACATCGGGCAAGTACTTGAGATGCACTTAGGAATGGCAGCGAGAAACTTAGGTATTCACGTAGCTAGTCCAGTATTTGATGGTGCTCGTGAAGAAGATGTATGGAGTACTCTTGATGAGGCAGGTATGGCACGCGATGGTAAAACCGTTTTATATGACGGACGTACTGGAGAGCCATTCGATAACCGTGTGTCTGTTGGGATCATGTACATGATTAAACTTGCACACATGGTTGATGATAAGTTACATGCTCGTTCAACTGGACCATACTCACTTGTTACTCAGCAGCCGTTAGGTGGTAAAGCACAGTTCGGGGGACAGCGTTTTGGTGAGATGGAGGTTTGGGCACTTGAAGCATATGGTGCAGCTTATACATTACAAGAGATTCTAACCGTTAAGTCCGATGATGTTGTTGGACGTGTGAAAACGTATGAAGCGATTGTAAAAGGTGAAAATGTACCTGAGCCAGGTGTACCAGAGTCATTCAAAGTTCTCATCAAGGAACTTCAAAGCTTAGGTATGGACGTGAAGATGCTATCAAGCAATGAAGAGGAAATAGAAATGCTTGAACTTGATGATGAAGAAGAACAAGGGAATGACAAGTTGAATTTAAACCTTGAGTCCGGTGAATCAAACGGTTAATGGGAGAACTTGAATGCTGAAAGGGAGGTTAGCCCCTTGATAGATGTGAATAACTTTGAGTATATGAAAATTGGTCTTGCATCTCCGGACAAGATTCGCTCTTGGTCTAGAGGTGAAGTGAAAAAACCAGAGACCATTAACTATCGTACGTTAAAGCCTGAAAAAGATGGATTGTTTTGTGAACGTATTTTTGGACCGCAAAAAGACTGGGAATGTCATTGTGGGAAGTATAAGCGAGTACGCTACAAAGGTGTCGTTTGTGATCGTTGTGGTGTAGAGGTAACTCGCGCAAAAGTACGCCGTGAGCGAATGGGGCACATTGAATTAGCTGCCCCGGTCTCTCATATTTGGTACTTCAAAGGGATCCCAAGTCGTATGGGTCTTGTCTTAGACATGTCTCCGCGTTCTCTTGAGGAAGTTATTTATTTCGCTTCCTATGTAGTAACCGATACTGGGGATACACCATTAGAACTTAAACAACTTCTTTCAGAAAAAGAATATCGTACGTATCGTGAAAAATACGGTCGTTCCTTTACAGCCCAAATGGGGGCAGAGGCGATCCGTAAATTGTTACAAGATATAGACTTAGATAAAGAAGTAAATATGTTGAAAGAAGAGCTCGTTACAGCTCAAGGTCAACGTCGAACTCGTGCTATCAAACGACTAGAAGTGCTAGAGGCATTCCGTAATTCAGGGAACAACCCGGCATGGATGATCATGGATGTTTTACCAGTCATTCCACCAGAATTACGTCCAATGGTTCAATTAGATGGTGGAAGATTCGCGACGTCTGACTTAAACGACTTATATCGTCGTGTGATTAACCGAAACAATCGATTAAAGCGCCTATTAGATCTTGGGGCACCAAGCATTATCGTTCAAAACGAAAAGCGTATGCTTCAAGAAGCTGTTGATGCTTTAATTGATAACGGGCGACGCGGTCGTCCTGTAACAGGACCGGGTAACCGTCCGCTAAAATCTCTTTCTCATATGCTGAAGGGGAAACAAGGTCGTTTCCGTCAAAACTTACTTGGTAAACGTGTAGACTACTCTGGTCGTTCTGTTATCGTGGTAGGACCACACTTGAAGATGTATCAATGTGGTTTACCTAAAGAAATGGCACTTGAATTATTTAAACCTTTTGTAATGAAAGAGCTTGTTAGCAAAGGTTTAGCTCACAATATTAAGAGTGCAAAACGTAAAGTTGAGCGAGTGCAACCGGAAGTTTGGGATGTATTAGAAGAAGTCATTAAAGAACATCCGGTCCTTTTAAACCGTGCGCCAACGTTACACAGACTAGGGATTCAAGCATTTGAACCGACATTAGTAGAAGGTCGTGCGATTAAGCTTCACCCACTCGTATGTACTGCTTATAACGCAGACTTTGACGGTGACCAAATGGCGGTGCACGTTCCATTATCTGCAGAAGCCCAAGCAGAGTCTCGTTTACTTATGCTTGCAGCTCAAAACATCTTAAACCCTAAAGACGGTAAACCAGTTGTTACGCCGTCTCAAGATATGGTATTAGGAAACTACTACTTAACTCTTGAGCGTAAAGGGGCAATTGGAGAAGGTAACATTTACAAAGATGCAGACGAAGCACTTACTGCGTATCGAAATGGACATGTCCACCTTCATACGAGAGTGGCTATCCCTGTTGGATCTCTTGGGAAAACGAACTTCAAGGAAGAACACGAAGGTAAATTACTCCTAACTTCCGTAGGGAAAATTATTTTTAATGAAATTCTCCCAGGATCGTTTCCATATGTAAATGAACCAACTGCAACAAACTTAGAGATTGAAACACCTGATAAATACATTGTTCCATCTGGCACAGATGTTAAAAAAGAATACGAAAACAGAGATGTTGTCGCACCATTTAAGAAAGGTTTCTTAGGTGACATTATCGCTGAAGTATTTAAGAAATTTAAAGTATCTCAAACGTCTGTCATGCTTGATAAGATGAAGGATCTAGGTTTCCACTACTCCACAAAAGCCGGTATTACAATCGGTGTATCTGACATTGTTGTATTGAAGGATAAGCAAGAAATCCTTGACGATGCAGAGAAAAAAGTGGACCGTGTCGTAAAGCAGTTCCGACGAGGTTTAATTACTGAAGAGGAACGTTATGACAAAGTCATCGAAGTGTGGAGTGCAGCAAAAGACGAGATCCAAAATCGATTAATGGGAACACTTGAAGATACGAACCCAATCTTTATGATGAGTGATTCCGGAGCTCGTGGTAACGCATCAAACTTTACGCAACTTGCTGGTATGCGTGGTCTGATGGCGAATCCGTCTGGTCGTATTATTGAACTTCCAATCAAATCAAGTTTCCGTGAAGGTTTAACAGTACTTGAGTACTTTATCTCTACGCACGGTGCGCGTAAAGGTCTAGCCGATACAGCCTTGAAGACTGCCGATTCAGGTTACTTAACACGTCGTCTTGTAGATGTTGCACAAGATGTGATCGTTCGTGAAGATGACTGCGGTACAGATCGTGGACTAAAGGTTGCGGCAATTACTGAAGGTACAGAAGTAATTGAACCGTTATACGACCGCCTTGTTGGTCGTGTGGCGTTTAATACAATTAAGCATCCTGAGACAGGTGAAGTATTAGTAGAAAAAGATGTTGAAATGGATGAAGATTCTGCTAAAGTCGTAGAAGATGCAGGAGTAGAGTCTGTTGTCATTCGTTCGGCATTTACTTGTGATACTAAACATGGCGTTTGTAAAAGATGTTATGGTCGAAACTTAGCAACAGGTGCTGAAGTTGAGGTTGGAGAAGCGGTTGGTATCATTGCTGCTCAATCAATTGGTGAACCAGGTACTCAGTTAACAATGCGTACATTCCATACAGGTGGGGTAGCAGGAGATGATATTACCCAAGGTTTACCGCGTATCCAGGAACTGTTTGAAGCACGTAACCCGAAAGGTCAGGCTGTTATTTCAGAGATCGAAGGGGCAGTTAGCGACATTAAAGAAGTAAATGAAAAGAAAGAAATTGTCGTACAAGGTGAAATTGAAACACGTAACTACGTTGCGCCATACGGTGCTAGAATGAAAGTAGAAGTTGGCGATCAAGTGAAACCAGGTCAAGAACTTACAGAAGGTTCAATTGACCCTAAAGAATTACTTTTAGTTTCTGGTGTACAAGGTGTACAAGAATATCTCTTACGCGAGGTACAAAAAGTTTATCGTATGCAAGGGGTAGAAATCGGAGATAAACACGTAGAGGTTATGGTACGTCAAATGCTTCGAAAGATCCGTGTTGTCGATGCTGGAGATACAGAAGTATTACCAGGATCCCTTGTTGAAGTGCATCAATTCAATGAAGCGAACAAAGATATTCTATTGCGTGGAGGTACTCCGGCAATGGGAACTCCTGTCTTACTCGGTATTACAAAAGCATCCCTTGAGACAGATTCATTCTTATCTGCTGCTTCTTTCCAAGAAACGACACGAGTTCTTACTGATGCAGCTATCAAAGGTAAGAGAGACGAACTTGTCGGCTTGAAAGAAAACGTCATTATCGGTAAACTTGTTCCTGCAGGAACAGGAATGCAACGATATCGCAAGATCACTTCAACGAATGTTGAAGAGGAAGCGACAGATGAAATGGTAGAAGAAGTATCTATTCAAGAATAAATGCAAATTAATGTTGACACGCGTTGATTACGATGGTAATATATCAAAGTGTGCCAAACACCTGATGCTTTGGAGGATGAAAAATGTCTTATGAAAAAGTAGACCAGGCAAACGAAAAAGTCGTCGGCACGAAACAGACGCTTAAAGCACTGGAAAATCAACAGGTTATAGAGCTGGTCGTTGCAGAAGATGCAGATCCGAAGGTTTTGCATAAAGCAGTGAAACTAGCCGAATCACAAGGTATTCCAATTATTAATGTCGATTCTATGAAAAAGCTTGGAAAAGCTTGTGGAATTGATGTGAATGCAGCGATTGTTGCCTTGAAAAAGTAAAAATAAGTTTTTGCCTATTGGCCTTCCTTTAGGCAAAAACTTTCCTTTTACACAATTATGAACCACCTGGACCAGTGGGCTTAAATAAATCATAGATGAAAGGAGGATATCGCATGCCTACTATTAATCAATTAGTGCGTAAAGGTCGTAAAGCGAAAGTAGAAAAATCCGACTCGCCAGCATTGAACAAAGGGTACAACAGTTTCAAGAAAGTACAAACGAACCAAAGTTCTCCACAAAAACGTGGTGTATGTACTCGTGTTGGAACTATGACACCTAAGAAACCAAACTCTGCCCTTCGTAAATATGCTCGTGTGCGTCTAACTAACCAAATTGAAGTAACGGCATATATTCCTGGTATTGGACACAACCTTCAAGAACACAGTGTTGTACTTATTCGTGGAGGACGTGTGAAAGACTTACCGGGGGTACGTTACCACATCGTACGTGGTGCTCTTGACACTGCAGGTGTTGAGAACCGTGGACAAGGTCGTTCTAAATATGGAACTAAGAGACCTAAAAAATAATGCGTCAATCATGCGCTAAAAATTAATGATTTCGTGAAAGGAGGGAACCTTATGCCTCGTAAAGGACCTGTACCTCGCAGAGATGTATTACCTGATCCGATTTACAACTCAAAGTTAGTAACTCGCTTAATCAACCGTATTATGGTTGACGGTAAAAGAGGTAAAGCACAAACTATTCTTTATAAAGCATTTGAACTAGTACAAGAACGTACTGGTAATGACCCACAAGAAGTATTCGAACAAGCGTTAAAAAACATTATGCCAGTTCTTGAAGTTAAAGCTCGCCGTGTTGGTGGTGCTAACTATCAAGTACCGATCGAAGTTAAACCTGATCGTCGTACGACTTTAGGACTTCGTTGGTTAGTGAGCTACGCTCGCCTTCGTGGTGAAAAAACGATGGAAGAGCGTCTTGCAAATGAAATTATGGACGCAGCGAATAACACGGGTGCAGCTGTGAAGAAGCGTGAAGACACTCACCGCATGGCTGAAGCAAACAAAGCATTTGCTCATTATCGCTGGTAAGTAATATACTCCCTTAGCTCCACCTTAGGAAACTAAGGGTGAATATACAGCCGGGGGAAGAGTGAAGGAGGGGATTCCCTTCCTTTAACTACATACCCTGAAATAAAATAACATCTTCACTAAGGAAGGAGAAATTGACCAATGGGAAGAGAGTTCTCCTTGGAAAAAACACGTAATATCGGTATCATGGCACACATCGATGCCGGTAAAACGACAGCAACGGAAAGAGTTCTTTTCTACACTGGGCGTATCCATAAAATCGGTGAAACACACGAAGGTGCTTCTCAAATGGACTGGATGGAGCAGGAACAAGAGCGTGGTATTACAATCACATCTGCTGCGACAACAGCTCAATGGAAAGAACACCGTATTAATATCATCGATACACCTGGACACGTAGACTTCACTGTAGAAGTTGAGCGTTCTTTACGTGTACTTGACGGTGCAGTTGCAGTACTCGATGCTCAATCTGGTGTAGAGCCACAAACTGAAACAGTTTGGCGCCAAGCAACAACGTACCATGTACCACGAATTGTTTTCGTAAACAAAATGGACAAGATCGGTGCAGATTTCATTTATTCATTAAGCACATTGCATGACCGCCTCGGTGCGAACGCAGCTGCGATTCAGTTACCAATCGGTGCTGAAGATGACTTCGAAGGTATTATTGATCTTGTTGACATGCAAGCTTACTTCTATATGGATGACTTAGGAACTCGTAGTGAAGCACGTGAAATTCCTGAAGAGTATAAAGCTCAAGCGGAAGAGTATCGTGAGAAACTAGTTGAAGCAGTTTCTGAGCTTGATGAAGAGCTTATGATGAAGTACCTAGAAGGTGAAGAAATTACTGTCGATGAGCTAAAAGCGGCGATTCGTAAAGGTACTTGTAATGTTGAATTTTACCCAGTTCTTTGTGGTTCAGCATTCAAAAACAAAGGTGTTCAACTAATGATTGACGCAGTAATCGACTACTTACCGTCACCATTAGATGTACCTGCAATTCAAGGTCACGTTCCTGGAAACGAAGAAGAAACTATTGAGCGTAAAGCGGATGACAACGAGCCATTCTCAGCATTGGCATTTAAAGTTGCAACTGACCCTTACGTTGGTAAGCTTACTTTCTTCCGTGTTTACTCAGGTACAGTTAATGCTGGTTCTTATGTTAAGAACGCAACGAAAAACAAGCGTGAAAGAATGGGACGTATCCTACAAATGCACGCGAACCACCGTGAAGAGATCCCAACATGTTTTGCTGGAGATATCGCTGGCGGTGTAGGTTTAAAAGATACTTCTACTGGTGATACTCTATGTGATGAAAAGGATCTTGTTATTCTTGAGTCTATGGAATTCCCAGAGCCTGTTATCTCATTATCTGTTGAGCCAAAATCTAAGGCTGACCAAGATAAAATGGGTATTGCACTTGCAAAGCTGGCTGAAGAAGACCCTACATTCCAAACGCATACTGATGAAGAAACAGGTCAAACAATCATCGCTGGTATGGGTGAACTTCACCTTGACATCATCGTTGACCGTTTGAAACGTGAATTCAAAGTTGAAGCGAATGTTGGTGCTCCTCAAGTATCATATCGTGAATCAATTCGCCAAGCTGCTCAATGTGAAGGTAAATTCGTACGTCAATCCGGTGGTCGTGGACAATACGGTCACG
The Bacillus shivajii DNA segment above includes these coding regions:
- the rplL gene encoding 50S ribosomal protein L7/L12 — its product is MTKEQIIDAIKEMSVLELNDLVKAIEEEFGVEAAAPVAVAGGGAAEAAEEQTEFDVVLESAGASKINVIKVVREITGLGLKDAKALVDGAPETLKEGVSKEEADEMKAKLEEAGASIELK
- the rplJ gene encoding 50S ribosomal protein L10; the encoded protein is MSAVIEKKKQLVDEITTKLKESQSTIVVDYRGLDVAEVTELRKQLREANVDFKVYKNSMVRRATAEAGLTDIDEQLVGPTAIAFCNDDVIAPAKVLNNFAKEHQDLELKAGIIEGRVASLEEVKALAELPSRDGLLGMLLSVMQAPVRNFALATKAVAEQKEEQGA
- the rplK gene encoding 50S ribosomal protein L11, whose protein sequence is MAKKVIKVVKLQIPAGKANPAPPVGPALGQAGINIMGFCKEFNARTQEQAGLIIPAEITVFEDRSFTFITKTPPAAVLLKKAAGIDTASGEPNRNKVATLKRDKVREIAETKMPDLNAADVEAAMRMVEGTARSMGIVIED
- the rplA gene encoding 50S ribosomal protein L1 — its product is MAKKGKKYQDALKAVDREKVYGASEAVELVKETATAKFDETVELAARLGVDPKKADQQIRGAVVLPHGTGKTQRVLVFAKGDKAKEAEAAGADYVGEEDLINKVNQGWFDFDVVVATPDMMAQVGKLGRVLGPKGLMPNPKTGTVTFEVEKAVNEIKAGKVEYRVDKAGNIHVPIGKVSFDTDKLVENFETIIDTLLKAKPAAAKGTYMRNVAVASTMGPGLKVDISSYKG
- a CDS encoding class I SAM-dependent methyltransferase; its protein translation is MSNHYYSEKPEVESQRKKITETINEVTFQYIVDRGIFSKKGIDFGSKLLIETFEETLDVAGPIADVGCGWGPIGIAIAKRYENRKVHMFDINERAISLSIENAKVNGVGNVVVEQNNLLENQPDEFYSAIVSNPPIRAGKEVIFKLYEQAVEALKLNGELWLVIQKKQGAPSTMKKLEELGLDVEIVNKSKGFFIIRGKKIDSTN